The DNA segment TGCACGAACTTGTTTACCACGTCCAGCCTCAGCAGCGGCAAAAACCAGCGGTACAGTTCGGCGGCTTCCTGCGTCTTGCCGTCGCGGGCCAGTTCAAACAGGCGCACGCTCTCGGCGGGATAGGCATTGATCAGGCCCGCGATCCAGCCAGTTGCCCCTGCCGCCACGCCCTCCACGATGGCGTCGTCCAGACCCACCAGAATGTCCACCGATTCGGGCAGCACAGCGCGCAGGGCGGTCACGCGGCGCACATCCCCGCTGGATTCCTTAACGCCACGGAGGTTGGCGTGTTCCCCGGCCAGTTCGGCAATCTGCGGGGCCAGGAAATCGGTGCGGTATGCGCCGGGGTTGTTGTACAGAATCACGGGCAGCTCGGTGGCCGCCACCAGGGCCGCCATGTGCGCCTTCATCTCGCGCCAGTCGCTGGTGTAGACGTAGGGCGGCAGCGCCATCAGGCCGCCGCAGCCCACGTCACGCGCCGCCTGGGCCAGCCGCACCCCGCCCGCCGTGCTGAGGCTGGCGATGCCGGGAATCACGGGCTTACCGTCCAGCGCGTCCACCAGGGTTTCCAGCACGGCCATTTTCTCGTCCATCTCCAGCGTGTTGGTCTCGCCCAGCGAACCCAGCGGAATCATGCCGTCGCACCCGGCGGCCATCATCCAGCGGGCATGTTCGCGCAGAAAGCCGTGGTCCACGCTGCCGTCGGCATTGAAGGGGGTGGTGATGGCGGGGAAAACGCCGCGAAAGGGGTGGGATGAAGAAAGGGTCATATGTGGCTCCTTTGGGTGAGAGGGCGAAGAGTCTGGGGATTTCAAGCTTTCACGGCGGACTGAGAGTATTGGGCTCGCTGAGAAGTTGAGACAGTGGGAGTGGCGCGAGCGGGGCGCGCACACCGCTGAATTTCCAGCCATACAGGGTTTCAGTGGCGGGACCACAGACCCGGCCCTGGCAGGCACCCATGCCGCAGCGGGTCTGGAGTTTGGCAGCAGTCCAGTTCGTGAAGGGCTGCAACTCGCCGTGCCGTACATCCTCGCAGCGGCAGATGATGGTCTGGGAGGAGGGTGTCGGCAGGCGTTCTGGGCGTAGCGCGAACGAGCGTTCCAGCGTAGATTGAAACCGCCGCTGAATTTCAGCCCGGCGCGGGGCATCGTGCAGGCGCTCAATCTGACCGCTGGCGGTGCATCCGGCCACGAAGCCTTCCAGCAAGGCCCCGTCCACGCCACCGATGCCGCAGACTTCCCCGGCAGCGTAGACGCCTGAAACGCCCGTCGCCTGCCAGACGTTGACCTCAACCGCACCCTGAGCATCAAGAGAGCAGCCCAGCAGCGCCGCCACGCGGGTCTCCGGGATCAGACCGAAGCCCACCGCCAGATAGTCGCAAGTCAGCGTGACCTCGCACCGTCCACGCCGCAGGGTCACGGTCTGGAGCTGATTTTGCCCGCTGGCATGCACCACGGCGCAGTCAGCCCAGTACGGCACGCCGCGCAGTCCGGCGGCGAGTCCCAGCGCTTCAGCCGCCTTGCCAGGAAGACGCGCCGCCGCCACGCCGAACGCGGCCACCTGTGGCAAACCCGCCTGCTCCACCACCGCCAGTACCCGCGCCCCTTTCTGCCGCAGGCCCGCCGCCACCGCCAGCAGCAACGGACCCGATCCGGCCACCACTACGCGTTTGCCACGCACGTCCAGACCGCCCTTGCTCATGGCCTGCAATCCGCCCGCGCCGACAACTCCGGGCAGCGTCCAGCCGTCAAAGGGGAGAAAGCGTTCAGTGGCCCCGGTGGCAAGGATGACGCGGGCAGCGTGAACGTGGGTCAGACCTGATGGAGAGGTGACGGTCAGAACGTGAGGCTTTCCAGCCGCCGCAGCAATCACTTCTGCGCCACTCAGGACGGTGATTCCAGGGTGGGAGGCCGCATCTCGCAGCAAGTCGCCCGCCACCCCCCGCTGACCCGCCGCCGCGCCGCGCCAGATCTGGCCGCCTGCCGTGGGTTGGGAGTCCAGCAGCAGCACCCGCAAGCCGCCCTGGGCAGCCGTCAGCGCGGCCATCAATCCAGCGGGGCCAGCGCCCACCACCACAGCGTCCCAGGGATCAGACTTCACGGTTCACCTCCATCAAACGCCGCACGTTCTGACCATCCTGCACGGGGGTCAGGCAGGTTCGCACTGTCTGCCCGTCCACCACGGCGCGACATTCATAACAACTGCCCATGCCGCACAGCGCCCCGCGTGCCTCGCCGCTCAGGCTGCGACGCAGCGGCGACAGTCCTGCGTTTTGCAGGGCGGCCAGCACGGTGGTTCCAGCCGGAACCATGACCCGCACACCGTCCAGCGTCAACACCGCCAGCGTCCGCTCAGGCATGGGCGGGTTCCGGCATGCGCTCAAAGCGGGCGGGGGTGAAGTCGTGTTTCAGCAATTCGGACGGCGTTCCGAATAGTTGCGCCGCCAGCAGTTCCGCCGTTCCCAGCGCCGTGGTGATGCCCAGTCCCTCATGCCCGGTGGCAAGGAAAACGCCGTCCAGATGAGGGTGCGGCCCAACCAGCGGCAGGTGGTCCGGGGAGGCACAACGCTGCCCGGTCCAGATTCTCAGGGCGGAGATGTTTTCCAGAGCGGGCAGAAACTCGGCGGCGCGGCGCAGCATTCGCCTCAGCAACGGCCAGTCTATTTCGCGGTCCGGCTGCTCAAACTGTCGGCTGGAGCCGATCAACAGTTGCCCGGTGGGACGCGGCTGGACATTGAAAGCCACGCTGTCCTCGTCGTTTCCGTGGGCGCTTTTCAGGTAGCCCAGTTCCACGAGTTGATGGTGGATATGCACGGGGCCGCGTTCGGTGATCAGGAGGTGGCCCTTGCGCTGACGTAGCGGCAAATCGGGCAAGAGCGACACCGCTCCAATGCCATTCGCCACCACCACGACATCGGCCCGCAGCATTTCGCCACTTTCCAGCCGCACGCCGCCGTCTATCAGTTCCGCCACCGCCTCACGCTGCACGGTGGCCCCCGCACGCTCCAGCAGAAACTGGGCTACCACCGGGGCGTACACGACGCTGTCGCCGGGAACGCGCAAGGCTCCGGCCAGTCCGGGGCGCAGATTCGGTTCGGCGCGGGCCAGTTCGGCGGCGTCCAGCAGGGTGGCCTCGCGGCCCGCGGCCAGATACGCCCGACGTTTGGGTTCCACCGCCGCCAGTTCTTCCTCGTCACTTGCCACCCACAGCGTGCCGCAGCCGTGGTAATCAGCCTGCCTGGGTAACGCCGGGGCCAGCGCCTCCCACAGTTCCAGGCTGCGGGCGGTCAGGGCCAGTTGCGCGGGGCTATCGTCCATAACCACCAGATGGCCCATGCCCGCCGCCGTCGCGCCGCCCCCCACTGGCCCCGGCTCCAGCACCGTTACACGCATGCCTTGACGGGCTAGAGCGTCCGCACAGGCCGCGCCCACCAGTCCACCGCCAATCACGATGGCCTTCATGCCGTTTCTGACTCTGGCCGGATGCCCCAGGCAAAGGGATCACCGTCCTGCACGATCAGTTCGCCCTGCATGGTGATGAACGCCTGCCCGGTAATCACGGGATGCACCTGACCACCTTTCAGCGAGTACACGCCTTCAAACACGCTGCCGATCACGCTTTCCTGCCGCCAGACCTGTCCCGGCTCCAGCTTGCCGTCCGCTGCCAGACAGGCCAGTTTGGCGCTGGTTCCCGTGCCACACGGGCTGCGGTCATACGCGCCGCCGGGACACATCACAAAATTGCAGTTGACGCCGTTCGCATGACTGAACAGTTCTATGTGGTCAATTTCCGCGCCGTTTTCGCCTGTGATCCCAGCTTCTTCCAACGCCTGACGAATCCGTAGCGTTTCGTCGCTCAGCTCCGCAACATTTTCAAGACTGAGAACCCGCTCGCCCACGTCCACCAGGAAGAACCAGTTGCCGCCCCAGGCCACGTCGCCGCGCACCTCTCCCAGCCCAGGCACCGTCACGCAGACATCTTTGAGGTGACGGGAAGCGGGCACGTTCGCCACGCTGACGCGGCCATCGTCGTGCAGCGTCGCCGTGACCACGCCCACAGGGGTATCAATGCGGTGATCGCCGGGGCCGATGCGCCCCAGGTAGGCCAGGGTGGACACCAGACCCATCGTACCGTGGCCGCACATGCCCAGCGGCCCGGCGTTGTTGAAATAGATGACGCCTGCCACGCAATCCGGCGCTTTCGGCGGCAGCAGCAGCGCACTGACCAGCACGTCGTTGCCGCGCGGCTCCAAGTTGACCAGGGTGCGCCAGCGGTCAAAATCGTCCCTCAATGCTTCCCGCTGCTGCGCCAGCGTTTCTCCCGGCAATTCGGGAAAGCCGCCCAGCACCACGCGCGTCGGCTCGCCTGCTGAGTGGGAATCCACAAAGGAGAGGCGGTGCGTGACCCTGGGGCTGGACGGGGCGGCGGGTGACATGCCTCACGTTACGCCAGACCAGGGCGGATTGTCTTGGACATTCTGGGCAAAAGACCTGCCGAATCCTGCACAATGGGCCGTGTCTTCCCTTTCCCCGCATCCCACAGCCCATGACCCGGTTCGGAACATGCCAGAGGCCATTCGGCGGCTAGGTCTGGCCGCCATGCTGGACGTGCTGGACTACCTACCGGACACCGTGGCCTTCGTGAAAGATGCACAGGGGCGCTACCTGTACGCCAACCGCACATTGTTGGAACGGTTGGGACGTTCAAGTGTGGCGGGCTTGCAGGCTTGCGAGGTCTTTCCGGCATCGCTGGGGGCCGCCTACACCCAACAGGATGCGGCGGTACTGGCAAGCCAGTCTTCCACAGGACTGGGCCTGACCGAGCATCTGGAACTGCACCTGTATCCGGGCGGCAAGGCGGGCTGGTGCCTGACCACCAAACGGCGGCTGGGCGAGGGAGACGCACCCGCCGGGTTACTGGGCCTGTCGCGCGATCTGCATCTGCCGCGCCACGATTCTGGGCCGGGGTCCGGGCTGGCCGCCGCCACCGCCCGGATAGAAACTGAGTACGCCGCACCGCTGACCGTGCCGGAGCTGGCCCGCAGCGCTGGCCTGAGTGTGACCACTTTTGAGCGGCAGATCCGGCGCGTGTACGGCTTGACCCCCACACAACTGCTGACCCGCACGCGCATTGAGGCCGCCACCCGCCTGCTGGCCCAGACCAGTCTTTCGGTGGCGCAGATCGCCGTGGACTGCGGCTATTTTGACCACAGCGCCTTTGCCCGCGCCTTCAAGGGGGCGGTGGGATTGACGCCCAGCGGGTACCGGGCCTTTGCCAGGGGCGAGGCGGTGAAGCGGTGAGAGCCGTGTCAGACGCCAGTTCCTAAACTCTGGAATCATGATCATCAAAGAGCTGGAGATGAAGACCCACACTGATCTGCTACGCCGCGCCGGGTACGAGGCCGAGCGGCAGATGGCCCACTATCTGAAACGGGCTTTTGGCGAAGATCCCTACAAATTCGTGCTGAACAATCTGCGGGTGGAGCGTGGGGGCGAGGTCGCCCA comes from the Deinococcus sp. AJ005 genome and includes:
- a CDS encoding dihydrodipicolinate synthase family protein; this encodes MTLSSSHPFRGVFPAITTPFNADGSVDHGFLREHARWMMAAGCDGMIPLGSLGETNTLEMDEKMAVLETLVDALDGKPVIPGIASLSTAGGVRLAQAARDVGCGGLMALPPYVYTSDWREMKAHMAALVAATELPVILYNNPGAYRTDFLAPQIAELAGEHANLRGVKESSGDVRRVTALRAVLPESVDILVGLDDAIVEGVAAGATGWIAGLINAYPAESVRLFELARDGKTQEAAELYRWFLPLLRLDVVNKFVQLIKFVQEETGHGSARVRAPRLELTDAEKAEARAVIEAASGRVPARVGA
- a CDS encoding FAD-dependent oxidoreductase; its protein translation is MKSDPWDAVVVGAGPAGLMAALTAAQGGLRVLLLDSQPTAGGQIWRGAAAGQRGVAGDLLRDAASHPGITVLSGAEVIAAAAGKPHVLTVTSPSGLTHVHAARVILATGATERFLPFDGWTLPGVVGAGGLQAMSKGGLDVRGKRVVVAGSGPLLLAVAAGLRQKGARVLAVVEQAGLPQVAAFGVAAARLPGKAAEALGLAAGLRGVPYWADCAVVHASGQNQLQTVTLRRGRCEVTLTCDYLAVGFGLIPETRVAALLGCSLDAQGAVEVNVWQATGVSGVYAAGEVCGIGGVDGALLEGFVAGCTASGQIERLHDAPRRAEIQRRFQSTLERSFALRPERLPTPSSQTIICRCEDVRHGELQPFTNWTAAKLQTRCGMGACQGRVCGPATETLYGWKFSGVRAPLAPLPLSQLLSEPNTLSPP
- a CDS encoding (2Fe-2S)-binding protein — its product is MPERTLAVLTLDGVRVMVPAGTTVLAALQNAGLSPLRRSLSGEARGALCGMGSCYECRAVVDGQTVRTCLTPVQDGQNVRRLMEVNREV
- a CDS encoding FAD-binding oxidoreductase, yielding MKAIVIGGGLVGAACADALARQGMRVTVLEPGPVGGGATAAGMGHLVVMDDSPAQLALTARSLELWEALAPALPRQADYHGCGTLWVASDEEELAAVEPKRRAYLAAGREATLLDAAELARAEPNLRPGLAGALRVPGDSVVYAPVVAQFLLERAGATVQREAVAELIDGGVRLESGEMLRADVVVVANGIGAVSLLPDLPLRQRKGHLLITERGPVHIHHQLVELGYLKSAHGNDEDSVAFNVQPRPTGQLLIGSSRQFEQPDREIDWPLLRRMLRRAAEFLPALENISALRIWTGQRCASPDHLPLVGPHPHLDGVFLATGHEGLGITTALGTAELLAAQLFGTPSELLKHDFTPARFERMPEPAHA
- a CDS encoding proline racemase family protein, which encodes MSPAAPSSPRVTHRLSFVDSHSAGEPTRVVLGGFPELPGETLAQQREALRDDFDRWRTLVNLEPRGNDVLVSALLLPPKAPDCVAGVIYFNNAGPLGMCGHGTMGLVSTLAYLGRIGPGDHRIDTPVGVVTATLHDDGRVSVANVPASRHLKDVCVTVPGLGEVRGDVAWGGNWFFLVDVGERVLSLENVAELSDETLRIRQALEEAGITGENGAEIDHIELFSHANGVNCNFVMCPGGAYDRSPCGTGTSAKLACLAADGKLEPGQVWRQESVIGSVFEGVYSLKGGQVHPVITGQAFITMQGELIVQDGDPFAWGIRPESETA
- a CDS encoding helix-turn-helix domain-containing protein, whose protein sequence is MSSLSPHPTAHDPVRNMPEAIRRLGLAAMLDVLDYLPDTVAFVKDAQGRYLYANRTLLERLGRSSVAGLQACEVFPASLGAAYTQQDAAVLASQSSTGLGLTEHLELHLYPGGKAGWCLTTKRRLGEGDAPAGLLGLSRDLHLPRHDSGPGSGLAAATARIETEYAAPLTVPELARSAGLSVTTFERQIRRVYGLTPTQLLTRTRIEAATRLLAQTSLSVAQIAVDCGYFDHSAFARAFKGAVGLTPSGYRAFARGEAVKR